One Spinacia oleracea cultivar Varoflay chromosome 4, BTI_SOV_V1, whole genome shotgun sequence DNA segment encodes these proteins:
- the LOC110786508 gene encoding uncharacterized protein produces the protein MRPQRRTIHTIMAWLRRQPPKVKAFLAVVTGMAALVLLRAVVRDHDNLFVAAEAVHVIGIAVLIYKLTKEKTCAGLSLKSQELTAIFLAVRLYCSFVMEYDIHTLLDSATLVFTLWVIYMIRFNLRSTYMEEKDNFALYYVLLPCAILACAVHPSTSHNILNRTLWAFCVYLEAASVLPQLRVMQNTKIVEPFTAHYVFALGVARFLSCAHWVLQVLDSRGHLLTALGYGLWPSFVLISEIVQTFILADFCYYYVQSIFGGQLVLRLPSGVV, from the exons ATGAGGCCGCAGAGAAGGACGATCCACACTATAATGGCTTGGTTAAGAAGGCAGCCGCCGAAGGTGAAGGCATTTCTTGCTGTGGTCACCGGAATGGCGGCGTTGGTTTTGCTAAGAGCTGTGGTTCGCGACCACGATAATTTATTTGTCGCCGCCGAAGCTGTTCATGTTATTGGCATCGCCGTTCTCATCTATAAACTAACCAAGGAGAAAACTTGTGCTG GACTCTCACTAAAGTCGCAGGAGCTTACGGCTATCTTTTTAGCTGTTAGGCTGTATTGCAGTTTTGTCATGGAATATGACATTCACACTCTACTTGATTCAGCTACCTTGGTTTTCACATTGTGGGTCATATATATGATTCGATTTAACTTGAGGTCAACATATATGGAGGAGAAGGACAACTTTGCTCTATATTATGTG TTACTACCATGTGCTATTTTAGCATGTGCTGTTCATCCATCAACTTCGCACAATATTTTAAACAGAACATTGTGGGCGTTCTGTGTATATTTAGAAGCTGCCTCGGTGCTGCCGCAGCTTCGGGTTATGCAAAATACAAAG ATCGTTGAACCATTTACAGCGCATTATGTGTTTGCGCTAGGAGTAGCAAGATTCTTGAGCTGTGCCCACTGGGTTCTTCAG GTATTGGACAGTCGTGGGCACCTTCTAACTGCTTTGGGCTATGGATTATGGCCATCTTTTGTTCTTATCTCGGAGATTGTGCAAACTTTCATTCTGGCGGATTTCTGTTATTATTATGTTCAAAG CATCTTTGGAGGGCAACTTGTCCTACGCCTTCCATCAGGAGTTGTGTAA
- the LOC110786509 gene encoding probable alkaline/neutral invertase B, translated as MSGMSVDVPQNGNISPFDVSYALDDTEESDLSKLLDKPRTLTLENRQRSLDERSLNDFLMSPRVQTRNADNMSRLADHLENIVCSGRRSGINTPRSGFSTPRSRSSFEPHPIVGEAWDALRRSLVHFRGQPVGTIAASDTSEEKCNYDQVFVRDFVPSALAFLMNGEPEIVKNFLLKTLRLQSWEKKIDRFQLGEGVMPASFKVFHDPVRNHETLIADFGESAIGRVAPIDSGFWWIILLRAYTKSTGDCSLAEMPDCQKGMRLILSLCLSEGFDTFPTLLCADGCCMIDRRMGVYGYPLEIQALFFMALRCALLLLKQDVEGKEFIERIVTRLNALSYHMRSYYWMDFKQLNDIYRYKTEEYSHTAVNKFNVMPDSLPEWVFDFMPNRGGYFIGNVSPAKMDIRWFCLGNCIAILSSLATAEQSTAIMDLIEARWEELVGEMPLKVCYPAIESHDWRIITGCDPKNTRWSYHNGGSWPVLIWLLTAACIKTGRPMIARRAIELAESRLLKDNWPEYYDGKQGRYIGKQARKFQTWSIAGYLVAKMMLEDPSHLGMISLEEDKQMKPVMRRSASWTT; from the exons ATGTCGGGGATGTCAGTTGATGTTCCTCAAAACGGAAATATAAGCCCATTTGATGTATCATATGCCTTAGATGACACCGAAGAATCTGATTTATCAAAGCTGTTGGATAAGCCACGCACCTTGACTTTGGAGAACAGACAACGATCCCTTGATGAAAGGTCTCTTAATGACTTTCTTATGTCACCTCGGGTGCAAACTAGAAATGCTGATAATATGAGCCGCTTAGCAGATCATCTAGAAAATATTGTTTGCTCTGGTCGTCGATCTGGTATCAACACCCCGAGGTCTGGTTTTAGTACCCCTAGGTCACGCTCTAGCTTTGAGCCTCATCCAATTGTCGGTGAAGCCTGGGATGCATTGAGACGTTCTTTGGTTCACTTTCGTGGTCAACCTGTTGGGACTATTGCAGCCTCGGATACTTCGGAGGAAAAATGCAACTATGATCAG GTCTTTGTTAGGGATTTTGTTCCGAGTGCATTGGCTTTTTTGATGAACGGAGAACCTGAAATTGTTAAAAATTTCCTTCTGAAAACTCTCCGCCTTCAATCATGGGAGAAAAAGATAGACCGTTTTCAACTAGGGGAAGGAGTGATGCCAGCTAGCTTTAAAGTTTTTCATGATCCAGTGAGAAACCATGAGACTTTGATCGCAGACTTTGGCGAAAGTGCAATAGGAAGAGTTGCCCCCATTGATTCAGGATTCTGGTGGATCATATTGCTTCGAGCATACACAAAAAGCACGGGAGATTGTTCATTAGCTGAAATGCCAGATTGCCAAAAGGGCATGCGCCTCATCCTCAGCTTGTGTCTTTCCGAGGGTTTTGACACATTTCCGACTCTCCTCTGTGCTGATGGTTGTTGCATGATAGATCGCAGAATG GGTGTTTATGGATATCCACTTGAAATCCAAGCCCTGTTCTTCATGGCTTTAAGGTGTGCTTTACTTTTGCTCAAGCAAGATGTTGAGGGGAAGGAGTTCATTGAGAGGATAGTCACACGTCTCAATGCTTTAAGCTACCACATGAGAAGTTATTATTGGATGGACTTCAAGCAGCTTAATGATATATACCGATACAAAACAGAAGAGTACTCTCATACTGCTGTAAACAAATTCAATGTGATGCCAGATTCTCTTCCAGAATGGGTCTTTGATTTCATGCCAAATCGTGGTGGCTACTTCATTGGAAATGTGAGTCCTGCGAAAATGGATATCCGTTGGTTCTGCTTGGGGAACTGTATTGCAATCCTTTCGTCCTTGGCCACAGCGGAACAATCCACAGCTATTATGGATCTTATAGAAGCAAGGTGGGAAGAATTGGTCGGTGAGATGCCACTAAAAGTTTGCTATCCAGCCATTGAAAGCCATGATTGGCGCATCATTACAGGATGTGACCCTAAGAATACACGATGGAGCTATCACAATGGGGGATCCTGGCCAG TGCTCATATGGCTCCTAACAGCTGCTTGCATCAAAACTGGACGCCCGATGATAGCAAGACGTGCCATAGAACTTGCTGAGTCAAGGTTATTGAAAGACAACTGGCCCGAGTATTATGATGGGAAGCAGGGGCGATACATTGGGAAGCAAGCCAGGAAGTTCCAGACATGGTCCATTGCTGGTTATCTAGTGGCAAAGATGATGCTCGAGGATCCTTCACATTTGGGTATGATCTCTCTTGAGGAAGATAAACAGATGAAGCCTGTCATGAGAAGATCAGCTTCATGGACCACCTAA